One window from the genome of Planifilum fulgidum encodes:
- the htpX gene encoding protease HtpX has protein sequence MGKRILLFLAVNALIVVTILLVTNILGIRHYVTEQGIDYSALLVFSAIVGFTGALISLALSRAMAKWMLGVRVLSPDDPNLSPDERWLVEEVHRLARRAGLTEMPEVGIYDSPEVNAFATGPTRNRSLVAVSTGLLENMDKDGVQGVLGHEVAHIANGDMVTMTLLQGVINTFVIFLSRLAAYVVSRFVREELAGVVHFICIIVFDLLFSILGSIVVMAYSRHREYHADRGGADLAGKEKMIHALRLLQQHVNLIDTNHKSLQTMKISNRSGWLKLFSSHPDLEDRIARLERA, from the coding sequence ATGGGCAAACGCATCCTTCTTTTTCTCGCCGTCAACGCATTGATTGTGGTCACTATTCTGCTGGTCACCAACATCCTGGGTATCCGGCACTATGTGACGGAACAGGGCATCGATTATTCGGCACTGCTCGTGTTCAGCGCCATTGTCGGATTCACGGGGGCACTCATCTCCCTGGCACTCTCCCGGGCCATGGCCAAGTGGATGTTGGGTGTCCGGGTTCTCTCTCCCGACGACCCGAACCTGTCCCCGGATGAGCGTTGGCTGGTGGAGGAGGTCCACCGGCTGGCGCGGCGGGCCGGTCTGACGGAAATGCCCGAGGTGGGGATTTACGACTCGCCCGAGGTGAACGCCTTCGCCACCGGACCCACCCGGAACCGTTCCCTCGTCGCCGTCTCCACCGGGCTTTTGGAAAACATGGACAAGGATGGCGTTCAAGGAGTCCTGGGCCATGAAGTGGCCCACATCGCCAACGGGGACATGGTGACGATGACCCTTCTCCAGGGCGTCATCAACACCTTCGTCATTTTCCTGTCCCGGTTGGCCGCTTACGTCGTCTCCCGCTTCGTCCGGGAGGAACTGGCCGGAGTGGTCCATTTCATCTGCATCATCGTCTTTGACCTTCTCTTCTCCATCCTGGGCAGCATCGTGGTGATGGCCTACTCCCGCCACCGGGAATATCACGCCGACCGCGGCGGAGCCGACCTGGCCGGCAAGGAAAAGATGATTCACGCCCTCCGCTTGTTGCAGCAGCACGTGAACCTGATCGATACGAACCACAAGTCCCTGCAGACGATGAAAATCAGCAACCGCTCCGGCTGGCTCAAACTGTTCTCCAGCCACCCGGACCTGGAGGACCGCATCGCCCGGCTGGAGAGGGCGTGA
- the argF gene encoding ornithine carbamoyltransferase yields MSALQPKPWLNPLRGRDFLSLGDVSPAEVEALLDLAEELKKKRGAAEGAAPLAGKTLAMIFDKPSTRTRVSFEAGMIQLGGHALSLSRNELQLGRGETLADTARTLSRYVDGILIRTHAHATVVELARHATVPVINGLTDLFHPCQALADLLTLREKKGRLAGLKLAYVGDGNNVLHSLLHAAAAAGMHLAVATPPGYEPDPGVVAEANQIAQTTGARLSFFHDPEAAVRGADAVYTDVWASMGQEEEKERRIRDFQGFQVDANLMSRAKGDALFLHCLPAYRGLEVSEEVIDGPRSVVFDQAENRLHAQKALLLTLLG; encoded by the coding sequence ATGAGCGCGTTGCAGCCCAAACCGTGGTTGAACCCCCTTCGGGGGCGGGACTTTTTGTCGTTGGGGGACGTGTCCCCGGCGGAAGTGGAAGCCCTGCTCGACTTGGCCGAGGAGCTGAAGAAAAAAAGGGGTGCGGCGGAAGGGGCGGCACCCCTCGCCGGAAAAACCCTGGCGATGATCTTCGACAAACCCTCCACGCGGACGCGGGTTTCCTTTGAAGCCGGGATGATCCAACTGGGCGGACACGCCCTCTCCCTCAGCCGAAACGAGCTGCAGCTGGGGAGAGGGGAAACCCTTGCGGACACGGCGCGCACCCTGTCCCGATACGTGGACGGCATCCTCATCCGCACCCATGCCCATGCCACTGTCGTCGAGCTGGCCCGCCACGCCACCGTTCCGGTGATCAACGGCCTCACCGACCTCTTCCATCCCTGCCAGGCCCTGGCCGACCTGCTGACCCTGCGGGAGAAGAAGGGGCGGCTTGCGGGGCTGAAGCTGGCCTATGTGGGCGACGGCAACAATGTGCTGCACTCCCTTCTCCACGCCGCGGCGGCCGCGGGCATGCACCTGGCGGTGGCGACGCCACCCGGCTACGAGCCGGATCCGGGGGTGGTCGCCGAAGCCAATCAGATCGCGCAGACCACCGGAGCCAGGCTGAGCTTTTTCCACGATCCGGAGGCGGCGGTCCGCGGCGCGGACGCCGTGTACACCGACGTGTGGGCCAGCATGGGCCAGGAGGAGGAAAAGGAGCGGAGAATCCGTGATTTTCAGGGCTTCCAGGTCGATGCGAACCTGATGTCCCGCGCCAAGGGGGATGCCCTGTTCCTGCACTGCCTTCCCGCATACCGCGGACTGGAGGTGTCCGAAGAAGTGATTGACGGACCCCGGTCGGTGGTGTTCGACCAGGCGGAGAACCGCCTGCACGCCCAGAAGGCGCTGCTGTTGACCCTGTTGGGATGA